The Elgaria multicarinata webbii isolate HBS135686 ecotype San Diego chromosome 4, rElgMul1.1.pri, whole genome shotgun sequence genome contains a region encoding:
- the HSF2 gene encoding heat shock factor protein 2 isoform X1: protein MKQQQPPVTSAANTGAATAVPAFLSKLWALVGDAPSNQLITWSQNGQSFLVLDEQRFAKEILPKYFKHNNMASFVRQLNMYGFRKVVHVDSGIVKLERDGPVEFQHPYFKQGREDLLEHIKRKVSSSRPEENKIRQEDLSKIISSAQKVQIKQETIESRLSALKRENESLWREVAELRAKHLQQQQVIRKIVQFIVTLVQNNQLVSLKRKRPLLLNTNGAPKSNLFQQIVTEPAENKHHVPHNRTDGLKQRQQLSDDIIIYDITDDIGDEEKAPVTPEMSEDAASDSNYSPDIVIVEDDNEDDCAPLIQDNTNGEPVTVPSSDAISPSIDSTSPLMSSAVQLNSQSALTAEDPVSMMDSILSENGVISQNINLLGKVELLDYLESIDCSLEDFQAMLSGRQFSIDPDLLVDLFSSSVQMNPTGHINSTKMDAKEIETMKTNGAQEVTQDVPNSNPKADKQLIQYTAFPLLAFLDGNPGSAVESTNVTPESVSSVDKPLEVDELLESSLDPQPTQSKLVRLEPLTEAEASEATLFYLCELAPVPMDTDMPLLNN, encoded by the exons atgaagcagcagcagccgcctgtAACGTCGGCGGCGAATACGGGCGCCGCTACAGCGGTCCCGGCTTTCCTCAGTAAACTGTGGGCGCTGGTGGGCGACGCCCCGAGTAACCAGCTCATCACCTGGAGCCAG AATGGCCAGAGTTTCCTTGTGTTGGACGAACAAAGGTTTGCCAAAGAGATTCTTCCGAAGTACTTCAAGCACAACAACATGGCAAGCTTTGTGAGACAGCTAAATATGT aTGGTTTCCGTAAAGTAGTCCATGTTGACTCTGGCATTGTCAAATTGGAAAGGGATGGCCCTGTTGAGTTCCAACACCCCTATTTCAAGCAAGGACGGGAAGACTTACTGGAGCACATTAAAAGAAAG GTTTCTTCTTCAAGGCCTGAAGAAAATAAAATTCGTCAGGAAGACCTGTCTAAAATCATAAGTAGTGCTCAGAAGGTTCAAATTAAACAAGAGACTATTGAATCCCGGCTCTCTGCTCTGAAGAG agaAAATGAATCTCTTTGGCGAGAAGTAGCAGAACTGAGAGCAAAACATCTACAACAGCAGCAAGTTATTCGAAAG ATTGTACAGTTTATTGTTACCCTTGTTCAGAATAACCAACTTGTAAGTCTGAAACGCAAACG CCCATTGCTTCTGAATACTAACGGAGCTCCAAAATCCAACTTGTTCCAGCAAATTGTCACAGAACCAGCAGAAAATAAACACCAT GTACCACACAACAGGACTGATGGCTTAAAGCAGAGACAACAGCTGtcagatgatattattatttatgataTCACTGATGATATTGGTGATGAAGAAAAGGCTCCAGTTACACCAGAAATGAGCGAGGATGCAGCTTCAGACTCAAA CTATAGTCCTGATATTGTAATAGTAGAAGATGATAATGAAGATGACTGTGCTCCTTTAATTCAAGATAATACAAACGGCGAACCAGTCACCGTTCCATCCAGTGATGCTATAAGTCCTTCCATTGATAGCACAAGTCCATTAATGTCGAGTGCTGTTCAGTTAAACAGCCAGTCAGCCTTAACAGCAGAAGATCCAGTCTCAATGATGGATTCTATACTCAGTGAGAATGGAGTGATTTCACAAAATATCAACCTTCTTGGAAA AGTGGAACTCCTGGATTACCTTGAGAGCATCGATTGCAGTTTAGAGGATTTCCAGGCCATGCTATCGGGACGGCAGTTCAGCATAGATCCAGATCTTCTAGTTGAT CTTTTTTCAAGTTCCGTGCAGATGAATCCTACAGGTCATATCAATAGTACAAAA ATGGATGCAAAGGAAATTGAAACTATGAAGACTAATGGTGCTCAAGAAGTTACACAAGATGTGCCTAATTCTAACCCCAAAGCAG ATAAACAGCTCATTCAGTATACTGCCTTCCCCCTCCTTGCATTCCTTGATGGAAATCCAGGCTCAGCAGTGGAAAGTACAAATGTCACACCTGAATCAGTATCTTCTGTAGATAAACCATTAGAAGTGGATGAACTTCTGGAAAGCAGTCTGGATCCTCAACCGACCCAAAGCAAACTTGTTCGTCTGGAACCATTGACAGAAGCAGAGGCCAGCGAAGCTACGCTATTTTATTTGTGTGAACTTGCTCCTGTGCCAATGGACACTGATATGCCATTGTTGAACAACTAA
- the HSF2 gene encoding heat shock factor protein 2 isoform X2 codes for MKQQQPPVTSAANTGAATAVPAFLSKLWALVGDAPSNQLITWSQNGQSFLVLDEQRFAKEILPKYFKHNNMASFVRQLNMYGFRKVVHVDSGIVKLERDGPVEFQHPYFKQGREDLLEHIKRKVSSSRPEENKIRQEDLSKIISSAQKVQIKQETIESRLSALKRENESLWREVAELRAKHLQQQQVIRKIVQFIVTLVQNNQLVSLKRKRPLLLNTNGAPKSNLFQQIVTEPAENKHHVPHNRTDGLKQRQQLSDDIIIYDITDDIGDEEKAPVTPEMSEDAASDSNYSPDIVIVEDDNEDDCAPLIQDNTNGEPVTVPSSDAISPSIDSTSPLMSSAVQLNSQSALTAEDPVSMMDSILSENGVISQNINLLGKVELLDYLESIDCSLEDFQAMLSGRQFSIDPDLLVDMDAKEIETMKTNGAQEVTQDVPNSNPKADKQLIQYTAFPLLAFLDGNPGSAVESTNVTPESVSSVDKPLEVDELLESSLDPQPTQSKLVRLEPLTEAEASEATLFYLCELAPVPMDTDMPLLNN; via the exons atgaagcagcagcagccgcctgtAACGTCGGCGGCGAATACGGGCGCCGCTACAGCGGTCCCGGCTTTCCTCAGTAAACTGTGGGCGCTGGTGGGCGACGCCCCGAGTAACCAGCTCATCACCTGGAGCCAG AATGGCCAGAGTTTCCTTGTGTTGGACGAACAAAGGTTTGCCAAAGAGATTCTTCCGAAGTACTTCAAGCACAACAACATGGCAAGCTTTGTGAGACAGCTAAATATGT aTGGTTTCCGTAAAGTAGTCCATGTTGACTCTGGCATTGTCAAATTGGAAAGGGATGGCCCTGTTGAGTTCCAACACCCCTATTTCAAGCAAGGACGGGAAGACTTACTGGAGCACATTAAAAGAAAG GTTTCTTCTTCAAGGCCTGAAGAAAATAAAATTCGTCAGGAAGACCTGTCTAAAATCATAAGTAGTGCTCAGAAGGTTCAAATTAAACAAGAGACTATTGAATCCCGGCTCTCTGCTCTGAAGAG agaAAATGAATCTCTTTGGCGAGAAGTAGCAGAACTGAGAGCAAAACATCTACAACAGCAGCAAGTTATTCGAAAG ATTGTACAGTTTATTGTTACCCTTGTTCAGAATAACCAACTTGTAAGTCTGAAACGCAAACG CCCATTGCTTCTGAATACTAACGGAGCTCCAAAATCCAACTTGTTCCAGCAAATTGTCACAGAACCAGCAGAAAATAAACACCAT GTACCACACAACAGGACTGATGGCTTAAAGCAGAGACAACAGCTGtcagatgatattattatttatgataTCACTGATGATATTGGTGATGAAGAAAAGGCTCCAGTTACACCAGAAATGAGCGAGGATGCAGCTTCAGACTCAAA CTATAGTCCTGATATTGTAATAGTAGAAGATGATAATGAAGATGACTGTGCTCCTTTAATTCAAGATAATACAAACGGCGAACCAGTCACCGTTCCATCCAGTGATGCTATAAGTCCTTCCATTGATAGCACAAGTCCATTAATGTCGAGTGCTGTTCAGTTAAACAGCCAGTCAGCCTTAACAGCAGAAGATCCAGTCTCAATGATGGATTCTATACTCAGTGAGAATGGAGTGATTTCACAAAATATCAACCTTCTTGGAAA AGTGGAACTCCTGGATTACCTTGAGAGCATCGATTGCAGTTTAGAGGATTTCCAGGCCATGCTATCGGGACGGCAGTTCAGCATAGATCCAGATCTTCTAGTTGAT ATGGATGCAAAGGAAATTGAAACTATGAAGACTAATGGTGCTCAAGAAGTTACACAAGATGTGCCTAATTCTAACCCCAAAGCAG ATAAACAGCTCATTCAGTATACTGCCTTCCCCCTCCTTGCATTCCTTGATGGAAATCCAGGCTCAGCAGTGGAAAGTACAAATGTCACACCTGAATCAGTATCTTCTGTAGATAAACCATTAGAAGTGGATGAACTTCTGGAAAGCAGTCTGGATCCTCAACCGACCCAAAGCAAACTTGTTCGTCTGGAACCATTGACAGAAGCAGAGGCCAGCGAAGCTACGCTATTTTATTTGTGTGAACTTGCTCCTGTGCCAATGGACACTGATATGCCATTGTTGAACAACTAA